The Colletes latitarsis isolate SP2378_abdomen chromosome 1, iyColLati1, whole genome shotgun sequence genome has a segment encoding these proteins:
- the Dbp73d gene encoding putative ATP-dependent RNA helicase Dbp73D isoform X1, with protein sequence MSLFVINRYEGEKKVETENEKKHLSELLKRIEERKRKKLAKNYSKDTKEFKERRKKHKKRKIKNDPEQDISINKDRQNNIESQCVTEDADQKKLSKKEKRKKEEIKTAENGNASDQANESSNKLKDSNNAQEQTQKRYKDFIILGTKASRKKQEVRRVLPEWLADPEIIAIDLSSGPSLEEFNSSLDPKMIEVLKTNGIDKLFPVQASMISWLLKCDKDRQQGWWLRDTCVSAPTGSGKTLAYVIPIVHILQCRLVPKIRCLVVVPVHELAAQVHKVMVKYTSHTSLGVALLSGAFSFQQEQNSICKKTLRGEYVSLADIIVATPGRLIDHILKTPGFSLDDLRFLVIDEADRVSDWLDYLPEHHRNVPRLTLLNMRNSKMPAQKLLFSATLSQDPEKLNRLGLFKPILFTSVLVRDKDGDVNLDKEVGDFIGRYTSPEELTELAVLCTAEYKPVAVYQMLVRDMFPKTLMFTNSGDTAHRLALLLQSFLSDENITVGELSALLISKQREDILKKFINGEIQILVCSDALARGVDVPDVQLVISYDLPKHINGYIHRAGRTGRAGKRGTAISVLTSKQVGIFKNMLTSAHKTVPDIEKLELESIANTLNYPSHLEKLKEELEREKQNTLRHVKIVKRIKSTIAK encoded by the exons ATGAGTTTATTCGTAATAAATAG GTATGAGGGTGAAAAGAAGGTGGAAACAGAAAATGAGAAGAAACATCTATCTGAATTACTAAAAAGAATAGAAgaacgtaaacggaagaagctaGCTAAAAATTATTCTAAAGATACGAAGGAAtttaaagaaagaagaaagaaacacaagaaaagaaaaattaaaaatgatccAGAGCAAGATAtatccattaataaagatagaCAAAATAACATTGAATCACAGTGTGTGACAGAAGATGCAGATCAGAAAAAGCTGTCTAAAAAGGAGAAAAGGAAGAAAGAGGAAATTAAAACTGCAGAAAATGGAAATGCGAGTGATCAAGCAAATGAATCGTCTAATAAATTAAAAGATTCAAACAATGCGCAAGAACAAACACAGAAACGATATAAAGATTTTATTATCTTGGGTACTAAAGCTTCAAGAAAAAAACAGGAAGTTAGGAGAGTGTTACCAGAATGGTTAGCGGATCCAGAAATTATAGCAATTGATTTAAGCAGTGGTCCAAGCTTAGAAGAATTTAATTCAAGTTTAGATCCCAAAATGATCGAAGTTTTAAAAACCAATGGTATCGATAAGTTATTCCCAGTTCAAGCTAGTATGATATCCTGGCTACTAAAATGTGATAAAGACAGACAGCAGGGATGGTGGTTACGCGATACGTGTGTATCTGCTCCTACTGGCAGTG GTAAAACTTTGGCATATGTTATACCAATTGTGCATATATTACAGTGTCGATTGGTACCAAAAATACGGTGTTTAGTTGTTGTACCAGTACACGAATTAGCTGCACAAGTTCATAAGGTGATGGTTAAATATACGTCCCACACAAGCCTCGGAGTTGCTTTACTCTCTGGTGCATTTTCATTTCAACAAGAACAAAATTCTATTTGTAAAAAGA CCCTTAGAGGAGAATATGTATCTTTAGCGGATATAATTGTTGCTACACCTGGACGTTTAATAGACCATATATTAAAAACGCCAGGATTTTCCTTAGATGATCTCAGATTTCTTGTTATCGATGAAGCAGACAGAGTTTCTGATTGGTTAGATTATCTTCCTGAGCATCATCGTAATGTTCCGCGATTAACACTCCTCAACATGCGTAACAG TAAAATGCCAGCACAGAAATTATTATTTAGTGCAACCTTATCTCAAGATCCAGAGAAATTGAACCGTCTTGGGCTTTTTAAACCAATATTGTTTACATCTGTATTGGtacgcgataaagatggagaTGTGAACTTAGACAAGGAAGTAGGCGATTTTATAGGTCGTTATACAAGTCCTGAAGAACTAACAGAACTTGCAGTATTGTGCACAGCAGAGTATAAACCAGTTGCTGTGTATCAGATGCTAGTTAGGGATATGTTTCCTAAAACATTAATGTTCACAAATTCCGGGGATACCGCTCATAGATTGGCTCTTTTGCTTCAATCGTTTTTATCTGACGAAAATATAACAGTTGGAGAGCTCTCAGCGCTACTTATATCGAAGCAACGTGAAGATatacttaaaaaatttattaatgggGAAATTCAAAT TCTTGTGTGCTCAGATGCACTAGCCAGAGGTGTAGATGTCCCAGATGTGCAATTAGTTATATCCTATGATCTTCCTAAACATATTAATGGTTATATTCACAGAGCAGGAAGGACAGGACGTGCGGGTAAACGTGGCACAGCAATATCTGTTCTTACATCTAAACAAGTgggaatatttaaaaacatgttgaccagtgcTCATAAAACGGTGCCAGATATCGAAAAATTAGAGTTAGAATCTATTGCAAATACACTAAATTATCCCAGTCACTTAGAAAAGCTAAAGGAAGAACTTGAAAGGGAGAAACAAAATACCTTACGACACGTGAAAATTGTTAAACGAATTAAATCGACAATCGCAAAATGA
- the Dbp73d gene encoding putative ATP-dependent RNA helicase Dbp73D isoform X2, which translates to MSLFVINRYEGEKKVETENEKKHLSELLKRIEERKRKKLAKNYSKDTKEFKERRKKHKKRKIKNDPEQDISINKDRQNNIESQCVTEDADQKKLSKKEKRKKEEIKTAENGNASDQANESSNKLKDSNNAQEQTQKRYKDFIILGTKASRKKQEVRRVLPEWLADPEIIAIDLSSGPSLEEFNSSLDPKMIEVLKTNGIDKLFPVQASMISWLLKCDKDRQQGWWLRDTCVSAPTGSGKTLAYVIPIVHILQCRLVPKIRCLVVVPVHELAAQVHKVMVKYTSHTSLGVALLSGAFSFQQEQNSICKKTDIIVATPGRLIDHILKTPGFSLDDLRFLVIDEADRVSDWLDYLPEHHRNVPRLTLLNMRNSKMPAQKLLFSATLSQDPEKLNRLGLFKPILFTSVLVRDKDGDVNLDKEVGDFIGRYTSPEELTELAVLCTAEYKPVAVYQMLVRDMFPKTLMFTNSGDTAHRLALLLQSFLSDENITVGELSALLISKQREDILKKFINGEIQILVCSDALARGVDVPDVQLVISYDLPKHINGYIHRAGRTGRAGKRGTAISVLTSKQVGIFKNMLTSAHKTVPDIEKLELESIANTLNYPSHLEKLKEELEREKQNTLRHVKIVKRIKSTIAK; encoded by the exons ATGAGTTTATTCGTAATAAATAG GTATGAGGGTGAAAAGAAGGTGGAAACAGAAAATGAGAAGAAACATCTATCTGAATTACTAAAAAGAATAGAAgaacgtaaacggaagaagctaGCTAAAAATTATTCTAAAGATACGAAGGAAtttaaagaaagaagaaagaaacacaagaaaagaaaaattaaaaatgatccAGAGCAAGATAtatccattaataaagatagaCAAAATAACATTGAATCACAGTGTGTGACAGAAGATGCAGATCAGAAAAAGCTGTCTAAAAAGGAGAAAAGGAAGAAAGAGGAAATTAAAACTGCAGAAAATGGAAATGCGAGTGATCAAGCAAATGAATCGTCTAATAAATTAAAAGATTCAAACAATGCGCAAGAACAAACACAGAAACGATATAAAGATTTTATTATCTTGGGTACTAAAGCTTCAAGAAAAAAACAGGAAGTTAGGAGAGTGTTACCAGAATGGTTAGCGGATCCAGAAATTATAGCAATTGATTTAAGCAGTGGTCCAAGCTTAGAAGAATTTAATTCAAGTTTAGATCCCAAAATGATCGAAGTTTTAAAAACCAATGGTATCGATAAGTTATTCCCAGTTCAAGCTAGTATGATATCCTGGCTACTAAAATGTGATAAAGACAGACAGCAGGGATGGTGGTTACGCGATACGTGTGTATCTGCTCCTACTGGCAGTG GTAAAACTTTGGCATATGTTATACCAATTGTGCATATATTACAGTGTCGATTGGTACCAAAAATACGGTGTTTAGTTGTTGTACCAGTACACGAATTAGCTGCACAAGTTCATAAGGTGATGGTTAAATATACGTCCCACACAAGCCTCGGAGTTGCTTTACTCTCTGGTGCATTTTCATTTCAACAAGAACAAAATTCTATTTGTAAAAAGA CGGATATAATTGTTGCTACACCTGGACGTTTAATAGACCATATATTAAAAACGCCAGGATTTTCCTTAGATGATCTCAGATTTCTTGTTATCGATGAAGCAGACAGAGTTTCTGATTGGTTAGATTATCTTCCTGAGCATCATCGTAATGTTCCGCGATTAACACTCCTCAACATGCGTAACAG TAAAATGCCAGCACAGAAATTATTATTTAGTGCAACCTTATCTCAAGATCCAGAGAAATTGAACCGTCTTGGGCTTTTTAAACCAATATTGTTTACATCTGTATTGGtacgcgataaagatggagaTGTGAACTTAGACAAGGAAGTAGGCGATTTTATAGGTCGTTATACAAGTCCTGAAGAACTAACAGAACTTGCAGTATTGTGCACAGCAGAGTATAAACCAGTTGCTGTGTATCAGATGCTAGTTAGGGATATGTTTCCTAAAACATTAATGTTCACAAATTCCGGGGATACCGCTCATAGATTGGCTCTTTTGCTTCAATCGTTTTTATCTGACGAAAATATAACAGTTGGAGAGCTCTCAGCGCTACTTATATCGAAGCAACGTGAAGATatacttaaaaaatttattaatgggGAAATTCAAAT TCTTGTGTGCTCAGATGCACTAGCCAGAGGTGTAGATGTCCCAGATGTGCAATTAGTTATATCCTATGATCTTCCTAAACATATTAATGGTTATATTCACAGAGCAGGAAGGACAGGACGTGCGGGTAAACGTGGCACAGCAATATCTGTTCTTACATCTAAACAAGTgggaatatttaaaaacatgttgaccagtgcTCATAAAACGGTGCCAGATATCGAAAAATTAGAGTTAGAATCTATTGCAAATACACTAAATTATCCCAGTCACTTAGAAAAGCTAAAGGAAGAACTTGAAAGGGAGAAACAAAATACCTTACGACACGTGAAAATTGTTAAACGAATTAAATCGACAATCGCAAAATGA